From one Catenuloplanes nepalensis genomic stretch:
- a CDS encoding SDR family oxidoreductase: MNQYEIRDPRSQYPTPDQLTGGDQGEPGTTGEMPDKPDHGEETYQGSGRLTGRRAVITGGDSGIGRAVAIAYAREGADVLISYLPEEEEDAADTAALIEKAGRKAVRVPGDIRDEAHCAAIIDRAVSELGGIDILVNNAAFQMAQPGGIVDITTEQFDKVMKTNLYAMFWISRAAVPHMPAGSVVINTASIQAYQSSAPLLDYATTKGGIVAFTKALAEDLAEKGIRVNAVAPGPIWTPLIPATMPDGKVDSFGADTPLKRAGQPAELAPAYVYFASQESSYTTGEVLGVTGGKPVS, encoded by the coding sequence ATGAACCAGTACGAGATCCGCGACCCACGCAGCCAGTACCCGACGCCGGACCAGCTCACCGGCGGCGACCAGGGCGAGCCCGGCACGACCGGCGAGATGCCGGACAAGCCGGACCACGGCGAGGAGACCTACCAGGGCAGCGGCCGGCTGACCGGGCGGCGCGCGGTGATCACCGGCGGCGACTCCGGAATCGGTCGCGCGGTGGCGATCGCCTACGCCCGGGAGGGCGCCGACGTGCTGATCTCCTACCTTCCCGAGGAAGAGGAGGACGCGGCGGACACGGCCGCGCTGATCGAGAAGGCCGGCCGCAAGGCGGTCCGGGTGCCCGGCGACATCCGCGACGAGGCGCACTGCGCCGCGATCATCGACCGGGCGGTGAGCGAGCTCGGCGGCATCGACATCCTGGTCAACAACGCCGCGTTCCAGATGGCCCAGCCCGGCGGGATCGTCGACATCACCACCGAGCAGTTCGACAAGGTCATGAAGACCAACCTGTACGCGATGTTCTGGATCTCCCGCGCCGCGGTCCCGCACATGCCGGCCGGGTCGGTCGTCATCAACACCGCGTCGATCCAGGCGTACCAGTCCTCCGCGCCGCTGCTCGACTACGCCACCACCAAGGGCGGCATCGTCGCGTTCACCAAGGCGCTCGCGGAGGATCTCGCCGAAAAGGGCATCCGGGTGAACGCGGTCGCGCCGGGCCCGATCTGGACGCCGCTGATCCCGGCGACCATGCCGGACGGCAAGGTGGACAGCTTCGGCGCGGACACCCCGCTGAAGCGGGCCGGTCAGCCTGCCGAACTCGCACCGGCCTACGTGTACTTCGCGAGTCAGGAGTCCAGCTACACCACGGGAGAGGTACTCGGTGTCACCGGCGGTAAGCCGGTGAGCTGA
- a CDS encoding metallophosphoesterase family protein yields the protein MSTPGLYAVSDLHVTYPENRAIAESLHPVTPDDWLIVAGDVAEQVTDIQRTLALLASRWATVLWAPGNHELWTVREDAVQLRGEERYRHLVEVARDLGVHTPEDPYPRWNDTVIAPLFVGYDYSWRVPGMSTKEDSLRNAEAAGVLCTDEFFLHPDPHPSRDAWCAERAAITEARLAAIPSAVPTVLANHYPLVREPTDILWKPEFAQWCGTDLTADWHVRFRATVMVYGHLHIPRTTWHDGVRFEEVSLGYPREWRRRGTTAPAPIRRILPA from the coding sequence ATGAGCACGCCAGGGTTGTACGCGGTCAGCGACCTCCACGTCACCTACCCCGAGAACCGCGCGATCGCCGAGTCGCTGCACCCGGTCACGCCGGACGACTGGCTGATCGTGGCCGGCGACGTCGCCGAGCAGGTCACCGACATCCAACGGACGCTGGCGCTGCTGGCCTCCCGCTGGGCGACCGTGCTCTGGGCCCCCGGCAACCACGAGCTGTGGACGGTCCGCGAGGACGCGGTCCAGCTGCGCGGCGAGGAACGCTACCGCCACCTGGTCGAGGTCGCCCGCGACCTGGGCGTGCACACCCCCGAAGACCCGTACCCGCGGTGGAACGACACCGTGATCGCCCCGCTCTTCGTCGGCTACGACTACTCCTGGCGGGTGCCCGGCATGTCCACGAAGGAGGATTCGCTCCGCAACGCCGAGGCCGCTGGAGTCCTCTGCACCGACGAGTTCTTCCTGCACCCCGACCCGCACCCGTCCCGCGACGCCTGGTGCGCCGAGCGCGCCGCGATCACCGAGGCCCGCCTGGCCGCGATCCCGTCCGCCGTCCCCACCGTGCTCGCCAACCACTACCCGCTGGTCCGCGAGCCCACCGACATCCTGTGGAAGCCCGAGTTCGCCCAGTGGTGCGGCACCGACCTCACCGCCGACTGGCACGTCCGCTTCCGCGCCACCGTCATGGTCTACGGCCACCTGCACATCCCCCGCACCACCTGGCACGACGGCGTCCGCTTCGAGGAGGTCTCGCTCGGCTACCCCCGCGAGTGGCGCCGCCGCGGCACCACGGCCCCGGCCCCGATCCGCCGGATCCTCCCCGCATGA
- a CDS encoding PIG-L family deacetylase gives MTYTLVAFHAHPDDEALLTGGTLARAAAEGHRVILVTATLGEAGLTAGPAGPAGPAGPAGPAGPAAEAAGPRGLASELAGPSGLAAGSAGASGFVVDSAGPPDFVAGLAGPSGLAAGSAGASGFVVDSAGPPDFVAGLAGPSGLAAGSAGASGFVVDSAGPPDFVAGLAGPSGLAAGSAGASGFVVDSAGPPDFVAGLAGPSGLAAELAGPSGLAAEPTGFPARPDGAAVVGHPDAGASEVSGGGAAAGVGDRVAGLGGRRHAELLAAASALGCARVEVLGYRDSGLHAGDAGCFADAPVEEAAERLAVILRQEHADVLIGYDARGGYGHPDHLQVHHVARMAARIAGTPVLLEATVDRRALRPLLALLTIAGRLLPRLPLGGPGTVFTAHEELTHEVDVRAYLRQKRAALRAHASQAAGGSGLRTVAALAGLPGPLFRLVAGREWFVQPNCRPGRGLSDDVFASLREF, from the coding sequence ATGACCTACACACTCGTGGCGTTCCACGCGCACCCGGACGACGAAGCGCTGCTCACCGGCGGCACCCTCGCCCGCGCCGCGGCCGAGGGCCACCGCGTGATCCTGGTGACCGCCACCCTCGGCGAAGCCGGCCTCACGGCCGGCCCGGCTGGTCCGGCTGGTCCGGCTGGTCCGGCTGGTCCGGCTGGTCCGGCGGCCGAGGCTGCCGGGCCGCGTGGGCTTGCGTCCGAGTTGGCTGGGCCGTCCGGGCTTGCGGCCGGGTCGGCTGGGGCGTCGGGGTTCGTGGTCGACTCGGCCGGGCCGCCCGACTTTGTGGCCGGGCTGGCTGGGCCGTCCGGGCTTGCGGCCGGGTCGGCTGGGGCGTCGGGGTTCGTGGTCGACTCGGCCGGGCCGCCCGACTTTGTGGCCGGGCTGGCTGGGCCGTCCGGGCTTGCGGCCGGGTCGGCTGGGGCGTCGGGGTTCGTGGTCGACTCGGCCGGGCCGCCCGACTTTGTGGCCGGGCTGGCTGGGCCGTCCGGGCTTGCGGCCGGGTCGGCTGGGGCGTCGGGGTTCGTGGTCGACTCGGCCGGGCCGCCCGACTTTGTGGCCGGGCTGGCTGGGCCGTCCGGGCTTGCGGCCGAGTTGGCCGGGCCGTCCGGGCTCGCGGCCGAGCCGACCGGCTTCCCGGCGCGGCCGGACGGCGCCGCTGTCGTCGGCCACCCGGACGCGGGTGCGAGCGAGGTGAGCGGCGGTGGTGCGGCGGCGGGGGTGGGCGACCGTGTGGCCGGGCTGGGAGGGCGGCGGCATGCGGAGTTGCTGGCGGCGGCTTCCGCGCTGGGATGTGCGCGAGTGGAGGTGCTCGGCTACCGGGACTCCGGACTGCACGCCGGTGACGCCGGGTGCTTCGCGGATGCGCCGGTCGAGGAGGCCGCGGAGCGGCTGGCCGTGATTCTGCGTCAGGAGCACGCGGACGTGCTGATCGGGTATGACGCACGCGGTGGATACGGACACCCTGATCATCTGCAGGTGCACCACGTCGCGCGGATGGCGGCGCGAATCGCGGGGACGCCGGTGCTACTGGAGGCCACGGTGGACCGGCGTGCGCTGCGGCCCCTGCTGGCGCTGCTGACCATCGCCGGCCGGCTGCTGCCGCGGTTGCCGCTGGGCGGGCCCGGGACCGTGTTCACCGCGCATGAGGAGTTGACTCACGAGGTCGACGTGCGCGCGTACCTACGCCAGAAACGGGCGGCCCTGCGCGCGCACGCCAGTCAGGCCGCCGGCGGCAGTGGGCTACGCACGGTAGCGGCGTTGGCCGGGTTGCCCGGACCGCTGTTCAGGCTCGTCGCGGGTCGAGAGTGGTTCGTCCAGCCCAATTGCCGGCCGGGGCGAGGGCTCAGCGACGACGTCTTCGCCTCGCTACGTGAGTTCTGA
- a CDS encoding FecCD family ABC transporter permease, which translates to MSSDPLGVSARRRSTVLWLIGLTAALIMTGLVAVGTGAIAIDPATVARIIGHRIFAMTAGDWTPPQEAIVWQVRLPRVLLGMMVGAGLAICGVALQAMVRNVLADPYLLGINSGASSGAAAALLFGAGAGFGQYALSGSAFAGALAASLLVFLIARSGGRVTSIRLLLAGVAVGYALYAATSFLIFASGSAEGSRSVMFWLLGSLGLARWDPLLTVTAIVVLGTTLYLTVMGRRLDVLAVGDETAHTLGVSPDRFRMRLLVIVSLAVGVLVSASGSIGFVGLVVPHLARRIVGAAHVRVVPVAALLGAILLVWADVVARVLLAPQEIPIGIITSLLGAPFLLILIRRLHATNA; encoded by the coding sequence GTGTCCTCCGACCCGCTCGGCGTGAGTGCGCGCCGGCGTAGCACCGTTCTCTGGCTGATCGGCCTGACCGCCGCGCTGATCATGACCGGCCTGGTCGCGGTCGGGACCGGCGCGATCGCGATCGATCCGGCCACGGTCGCCCGGATCATCGGGCACAGGATCTTCGCGATGACCGCGGGGGACTGGACGCCGCCACAGGAGGCGATCGTCTGGCAGGTGCGGCTGCCGCGCGTGCTGCTCGGCATGATGGTCGGTGCCGGCCTGGCGATCTGCGGCGTCGCGCTGCAGGCCATGGTCCGCAACGTGCTCGCCGACCCGTACCTGCTCGGCATCAACTCCGGCGCGTCCAGCGGCGCGGCCGCGGCGCTGCTGTTCGGCGCGGGTGCGGGCTTCGGCCAGTACGCGCTGTCCGGCAGCGCGTTCGCCGGTGCGCTCGCCGCCTCGCTGCTGGTCTTCCTCATCGCGCGCAGCGGCGGCCGGGTCACCAGCATCCGGCTGCTGCTGGCCGGCGTCGCGGTCGGCTACGCGCTCTATGCCGCCACCAGCTTCCTGATCTTCGCGTCCGGCTCGGCCGAGGGTTCCCGCTCGGTGATGTTCTGGCTGCTCGGCTCGCTCGGCCTGGCCCGCTGGGATCCGCTGCTGACCGTCACCGCGATCGTGGTGCTCGGCACCACGCTGTACCTGACGGTGATGGGCCGGCGGCTCGACGTCCTCGCGGTCGGCGACGAGACCGCGCACACGCTCGGCGTCTCCCCGGACCGGTTCCGCATGCGGCTGCTGGTGATCGTGTCGCTCGCGGTCGGCGTGCTGGTCTCCGCGTCCGGCAGCATCGGCTTCGTCGGACTGGTCGTCCCGCACCTGGCCCGCCGCATCGTGGGCGCCGCGCACGTGCGCGTGGTGCCGGTCGCCGCGCTGCTCGGCGCGATCCTGCTGGTCTGGGCGGACGTGGTGGCCCGCGTGCTGCTCGCCCCGCAGGAGATCCCGATCGGCATCATCACGTCGCTGCTCGGCGCGCCGTTCCTGCTCATCCTCATCCGGCGCCTGCACGCCACCAACGCCTAG
- a CDS encoding glycosyltransferase family 4 protein: MRIAHVTDVYLPRLGGVELQVRDLAGRQAAAGHAPIVVTATPGFLSGNPPIPVVRVGGAGVGPYRAVRDQDLCRVLREQRAEAVHAHVSAFSPLAWSAARLAGAHGVPTVVSVHSMWHDVIPIMRWYARRRGAARWPVEWAAVSTAAAAAVRDALDGTPVAVLPNGIDPAAWLTPPAPRDGPPTVVSVMRMVRRKRPRPLLHALFALHRAHPGRFRAVLVGDGPLLPRLRSDVAAAGLNSGIRLTGALPRHDIRALLAGADLYVAPAHRESFGIAALEARCAGLPVVARSGSGVADFVEHGVDGWLVGSDTELVSTVSGLLAAPGLLAEVARHNRAVVPRLHWDIVLTAAAARYAAAARLQSAPVRV, encoded by the coding sequence ATGCGCATCGCCCACGTGACCGACGTCTACCTGCCACGCCTCGGCGGCGTGGAACTCCAGGTCCGCGACCTGGCCGGCCGGCAGGCCGCGGCCGGCCACGCGCCGATCGTGGTCACCGCCACGCCGGGCTTCCTTTCAGGCAACCCGCCGATCCCGGTGGTACGGGTGGGCGGGGCCGGGGTCGGGCCCTACCGCGCGGTCCGCGACCAGGACCTGTGCCGGGTCCTGCGAGAACAGCGGGCCGAGGCGGTGCACGCGCACGTGTCCGCGTTCTCGCCGCTGGCCTGGAGTGCGGCCCGGCTGGCCGGCGCGCACGGCGTACCCACGGTGGTCTCGGTTCATTCGATGTGGCACGACGTCATCCCGATCATGCGCTGGTACGCGCGCCGCCGCGGCGCCGCCCGATGGCCGGTCGAGTGGGCCGCGGTCAGCACGGCCGCGGCCGCCGCGGTCCGCGACGCGCTCGACGGCACGCCGGTCGCGGTGCTGCCCAACGGCATCGACCCGGCCGCCTGGCTCACCCCGCCGGCCCCGCGCGACGGCCCGCCGACCGTGGTCAGCGTGATGCGCATGGTCCGCCGCAAACGCCCCCGGCCGCTGCTGCACGCGCTGTTCGCACTGCACCGAGCGCACCCGGGCCGGTTCCGGGCGGTCCTGGTCGGCGACGGCCCGCTGCTGCCCCGGCTGCGCTCCGACGTCGCCGCGGCCGGGCTGAACTCCGGGATCCGGCTGACCGGCGCGCTGCCCCGGCACGACATCCGCGCGCTGCTGGCCGGCGCGGACCTCTACGTCGCCCCGGCGCACCGCGAGTCGTTCGGGATCGCCGCGCTCGAAGCCCGCTGCGCCGGGCTGCCGGTGGTCGCCCGCAGCGGCAGCGGCGTGGCCGACTTCGTCGAGCACGGCGTGGACGGATGGCTGGTCGGCTCGGACACGGAACTCGTCTCGACGGTCTCCGGCCTGCTGGCCGCGCCCGGCCTGCTCGCGGAGGTCGCCCGGCACAACCGCGCGGTCGTGCCGCGCCTGCACTGGGACATCGTGCTCACCGCCGCCGCGGCCCGCTACGCGGCAGCGGCCCGCCTCCAGTCCGCACCGGTCCGGGTATGA
- a CDS encoding TetR/AcrR family transcriptional regulator, whose translation MAANPNSRRAQAAEQTRELILRAALERFTADGYAKATVNDIAKAAGVVVATVYTSVGGKPVLLEHLVRRGVEGTEVAETQRRIAVATTGREVIDLVAAGTGHTYREHRAVIELLLDTATSEPSARRILTVANASYRRALGTVAARLDELGALADDVDTARATDVLWYLFGVWSWPRLLRDATWTADEAESWLRETATRMLLR comes from the coding sequence ATGGCCGCGAACCCGAACAGCCGGCGGGCCCAGGCCGCGGAGCAGACCCGCGAGCTGATCCTGCGGGCCGCGCTGGAGCGTTTCACCGCCGACGGTTACGCGAAGGCCACCGTCAACGACATCGCGAAGGCCGCCGGCGTGGTGGTGGCGACCGTCTACACCAGCGTCGGCGGCAAGCCGGTGCTGCTCGAACACCTGGTCCGGCGGGGCGTCGAGGGCACCGAGGTGGCCGAGACCCAGCGGCGGATCGCGGTCGCCACCACCGGCCGGGAGGTCATCGACCTGGTGGCGGCCGGCACCGGCCACACCTACCGCGAGCACCGGGCCGTCATCGAGCTGCTGCTCGACACGGCCACCTCCGAGCCGTCCGCCCGCCGCATCCTCACCGTGGCCAACGCCTCCTACCGGCGGGCGCTCGGCACGGTCGCGGCCCGCCTCGACGAGCTCGGCGCCCTCGCCGACGACGTCGACACGGCCCGCGCCACCGACGTCCTCTGGTACCTCTTCGGCGTCTGGTCCTGGCCCCGCCTGCTCCGCGACGCCACCTGGACCGCGGACGAGGCCGAGTCCTGGCTGCGCGAGACCGCCACCCGCATGCTGCTGCGCTAG
- a CDS encoding ATP-binding protein — protein sequence MPPLSTEVDQIGTRTLVRLRGDLTLSSAPQVRLTLSKCLADVPDALIVDLAGLRVREPVALSVFRTVAWQAAVWPGTPLLLCAPAPETAHLLAGDGPGRLTIFPTASDALAARAARRMPTVGDTVLPMAGASRRARDLAEQACNRWNLPTLGVPAALIAGELVTNAIVHARTMADLRVSLGRRFLLVVVRDGSLATPHLDSGPADAPATGRGLRLVEAIARRWGFLPAPGGKVVWAGLPVDR from the coding sequence GTGCCGCCTCTCTCAACCGAGGTCGACCAGATCGGGACCAGGACCCTGGTTCGTCTGCGCGGCGACCTGACGCTGTCCAGCGCCCCGCAGGTGCGGCTGACGCTGTCGAAATGCCTGGCCGACGTGCCGGACGCGCTGATCGTCGACCTGGCCGGGCTGCGGGTGCGCGAGCCGGTGGCGCTGTCGGTGTTCCGCACCGTGGCCTGGCAGGCGGCGGTGTGGCCGGGCACGCCGCTGCTGCTCTGCGCGCCCGCGCCGGAGACCGCGCACCTGCTCGCGGGTGACGGGCCGGGCCGGCTGACGATCTTCCCGACCGCCTCGGACGCGCTGGCCGCCCGCGCGGCCCGGCGGATGCCCACGGTCGGCGACACCGTGCTGCCCATGGCCGGTGCCAGCCGCCGTGCCCGGGACCTGGCCGAGCAGGCCTGCAACCGATGGAACCTGCCCACGCTCGGCGTCCCGGCCGCGTTGATCGCGGGGGAGCTGGTCACGAACGCGATCGTGCACGCGCGGACCATGGCGGACCTGCGGGTGTCGCTGGGCCGGCGGTTCCTGCTGGTCGTGGTGCGTGACGGCTCGCTCGCCACGCCGCACCTGGACTCCGGCCCCGCGGACGCCCCGGCGACCGGTCGCGGCCTGCGGCTGGTGGAGGCGATCGCCCGGCGCTGGGGATTTCTGCCGGCGCCGGGCGGCAAGGTGGTCTGGGCGGGCCTGCCGGTCGACCGGTGA
- a CDS encoding ABC transporter ATP-binding protein — protein MIEAAGVSWHYGANPVIDGVSVSARPGRVLGLIGPNGSGKTTLLRLLYGALRTGTGTVTVDGDPLGALASREAARRLAVVVQENGGETALTVGEMVLLGRGPHLGTFQRTGAADHEIAARCLQRVGAAHLGTRPFAGLSGGERQRVLIARALAQQATHLLLDEPTNHLDIRYQHEILRLVRGLGTCAIVVLHDLNLAARHCDDLVLLGDGGVVAAGTTDEVLEPKILEPVYGIGIRRLEIEGELHLLFHPTGEMA, from the coding sequence ATGATCGAGGCGGCCGGGGTGTCCTGGCACTACGGTGCGAACCCCGTCATCGACGGCGTCAGCGTGTCCGCGCGCCCCGGCCGCGTGCTCGGCCTGATCGGCCCGAACGGCAGCGGCAAGACCACGCTGCTGCGGCTGCTCTACGGCGCGCTGCGCACCGGCACCGGCACGGTCACGGTCGACGGCGATCCGCTCGGCGCGCTCGCGAGCCGTGAGGCGGCCCGGCGGCTGGCCGTGGTGGTGCAGGAGAACGGCGGCGAGACCGCGCTGACCGTGGGCGAGATGGTGCTGCTCGGCCGCGGGCCGCACCTCGGCACGTTCCAGCGCACCGGCGCGGCCGACCACGAGATCGCGGCCCGCTGCCTGCAACGGGTCGGCGCCGCGCACCTGGGCACGCGGCCGTTCGCCGGGCTCTCCGGCGGTGAGCGGCAGCGCGTGCTGATCGCCCGCGCGCTCGCCCAGCAGGCCACCCACCTGCTGCTCGACGAGCCCACGAACCACCTGGACATCCGCTACCAGCACGAGATCCTGCGCCTGGTCCGCGGGCTGGGCACCTGCGCGATCGTGGTGCTGCACGATCTCAACCTGGCCGCACGCCACTGCGACGACCTCGTCCTGCTCGGCGACGGCGGCGTGGTCGCGGCCGGCACCACGGACGAGGTGCTGGAGCCGAAGATCCTCGAACCGGTCTACGGCATCGGCATCCGCCGCCTGGAGATCGAGGGCGAGTTGCACCTGCTCTTCCACCCGACCGGGGAGATGGCATGA
- a CDS encoding lysylphosphatidylglycerol synthase domain-containing protein, protein MERTATSRRGRLRRLGLLLAAVPVVIWAGYHLGEAGASWTAAWASLSDIGWRRLLLLGTVWLTGLWVHTFVLDASLPGLTHPRALTLNLSGSAVANLLPLGGVAGTVLNLTMVRGWGHTNRDFARFVVVSKVWDVAARLLLPFAAVLALLAAGRLHPWLPWLGITVPAALAGGLLVAASLGRSRPLLRLVTLASLAFRTIPGVRGAAWTDAVAALLDGVEELVRRRWRPLTAGMTGYCVSEGVLLWLCLTAVGLTVPVPVLLAGLAAARALTLAAVTPGGAGLVETGAIAVLIGLGTDPTGALAGVLLFRGFVFAAEIPVGGLAVLLWLATRRRGIRPNPA, encoded by the coding sequence ATGGAGCGGACCGCGACGTCGCGGCGAGGACGACTGCGACGCCTCGGACTGCTGCTGGCCGCCGTGCCGGTGGTCATCTGGGCCGGGTACCACCTCGGCGAGGCCGGCGCGTCCTGGACCGCGGCCTGGGCGTCGCTCAGCGACATCGGCTGGCGCCGGCTGCTCCTGCTCGGCACGGTCTGGCTCACCGGCCTCTGGGTGCACACGTTCGTGCTGGACGCGTCGCTGCCCGGCCTCACCCACCCGCGCGCGCTCACGCTCAACCTCTCCGGCAGCGCGGTCGCGAACCTGCTCCCACTCGGCGGCGTCGCCGGCACCGTCCTCAACCTCACCATGGTGCGCGGCTGGGGTCACACCAACCGCGACTTCGCCCGCTTCGTCGTCGTGTCGAAGGTCTGGGACGTCGCCGCCCGCCTGCTGCTCCCGTTCGCCGCGGTCCTCGCGCTGCTGGCCGCCGGCCGGCTCCACCCGTGGCTGCCCTGGCTCGGCATCACCGTCCCGGCCGCGCTCGCCGGCGGACTGCTGGTCGCCGCCTCCCTGGGTCGGTCTCGCCCGCTGTTGCGCCTGGTCACACTCGCTTCGCTCGCCTTCAGGACCATCCCGGGGGTACGCGGTGCCGCCTGGACGGACGCGGTCGCCGCGCTCCTCGACGGCGTCGAGGAACTGGTGCGCCGGCGCTGGCGACCGCTCACCGCGGGCATGACCGGCTACTGCGTCTCCGAGGGCGTGCTGCTCTGGCTCTGCCTCACCGCGGTCGGCCTCACCGTGCCGGTCCCGGTACTGCTCGCCGGGCTCGCCGCCGCCCGCGCGCTCACCCTCGCCGCGGTCACCCCCGGCGGCGCCGGCCTGGTCGAGACCGGCGCGATCGCGGTCCTCATCGGCCTCGGCACGGACCCGACCGGCGCGCTCGCCGGCGTGCTGCTGTTCCGCGGCTTCGTCTTCGCCGCCGAGATCCCGGTCGGCGGGCTCGCGGTCCTGCTGTGGCTCGCCACCCGCCGCCGCGGCATCCGGCCGAACCCCGCGTGA
- a CDS encoding STAS domain-containing protein: MTGSFSVVKSEDGEGTIRLSISGDVDNDVAPALTDIIANAADQPGAGPIVVDLDRVSAMTAAGIRALLEGREAAERCDRPYRIVNVHDETAGYALRVVGLADIAERVTALQRRR, from the coding sequence GTGACCGGTTCCTTCTCAGTGGTGAAGTCCGAGGACGGCGAGGGCACAATCCGCCTGTCGATCAGCGGCGACGTCGACAACGACGTCGCCCCGGCACTCACCGACATCATCGCCAACGCGGCGGACCAGCCCGGTGCCGGGCCGATCGTGGTCGACCTGGACCGTGTGTCCGCGATGACCGCGGCCGGCATCCGCGCGCTCCTGGAGGGACGTGAGGCCGCTGAGCGGTGCGACCGTCCGTACCGGATCGTCAACGTCCACGACGAGACGGCGGGTTACGCACTGCGTGTCGTCGGGCTGGCCGACATAGCCGAACGGGTCACCGCGCTCCAGCGGCGACGGTGA
- a CDS encoding 4'-phosphopantetheinyl transferase family protein: MIEQLLPPGVAWAETFGDEDCALFPAEEAAIARAVPKRRHEFTTGRWCARSALATLGLPPAPIVPGERGAPTWPPGTTGAITHCPGYRAAAVARTTTIASVGIDAEAHAPLPDGVLALVSLPAEREWISQAPPGTHWDRLLFSAKESVYKAWFPLTHRWLGFEEAHLTASPDGTFHAQILIDGPVTHFSGRWLTTPDLILTAIVHTP; this comes from the coding sequence ATGATCGAGCAGCTGCTGCCGCCCGGCGTGGCCTGGGCGGAGACGTTCGGCGACGAGGACTGCGCCCTCTTCCCCGCCGAGGAGGCCGCGATCGCCCGCGCCGTCCCGAAACGCCGCCACGAGTTCACCACCGGCCGCTGGTGCGCCCGCAGCGCCCTGGCGACCCTGGGTCTCCCCCCGGCCCCGATCGTCCCGGGCGAGCGCGGCGCACCCACCTGGCCGCCCGGCACCACCGGTGCCATCACCCACTGCCCCGGCTACCGCGCCGCCGCCGTCGCCCGCACCACCACCATCGCCTCCGTCGGCATCGACGCCGAGGCACACGCCCCGCTGCCGGACGGCGTCCTCGCCCTGGTCAGCCTCCCGGCCGAGCGCGAGTGGATCTCCCAGGCACCGCCCGGCACCCACTGGGACCGCCTGCTCTTCAGCGCCAAGGAATCCGTCTACAAGGCCTGGTTCCCCCTCACCCACCGCTGGCTCGGCTTCGAGGAGGCCCACCTCACCGCCTCCCCCGACGGCACCTTCCACGCGCAGATCCTGATCGACGGCCCGGTCACCCACTTCTCCGGCCGCTGGCTCACCACCCCCGACCTGATCCTCACCGCGATCGTCCACACCCCATGA
- a CDS encoding ABC transporter substrate-binding protein — MKARLATILAATLLISACGEGPDDTTPAGTEKITINNCGVDVTFDRAPERVVLLKSAAVPYLHSLGVMDRVTARAGRYPKEYYDAATLAELDRIPLLTDRTDTSGHLQISKEVVIAQQPDLVLGEVDNLSRDALSAVDIPLLEEPVLCPGNTTAPTFDSIYAQMETYGRLFDREEEAETAIAALKDRMSKIEKVENRTAAVLYPTVGGGVTYAYGNTSMAHPQLEAAGFTNVFGDSSERVFEVTLEELLGRNPDVIIMIYGDGDPKAVEAAITTLPGADKLKAVQNGDLLVQLFNYTEPASPLSIDGLEKIVERFKAGA; from the coding sequence ATGAAGGCACGCCTGGCCACGATCCTCGCCGCGACGCTGCTGATATCCGCGTGCGGCGAAGGACCGGACGACACCACCCCCGCGGGTACGGAGAAGATCACCATCAACAACTGCGGCGTCGACGTCACGTTCGACAGGGCCCCGGAGCGGGTCGTGCTGCTGAAGAGCGCGGCCGTGCCGTACCTCCATTCCCTGGGGGTCATGGATCGTGTCACCGCGCGTGCCGGCCGGTACCCGAAGGAGTACTACGACGCGGCCACGCTCGCGGAGCTGGACAGGATCCCGCTGCTCACCGACAGGACCGACACCAGCGGCCACCTGCAGATCTCCAAGGAGGTGGTGATCGCGCAGCAGCCGGACCTGGTGCTCGGCGAGGTCGACAACCTCTCCCGCGACGCGCTCTCCGCGGTGGACATCCCGCTGCTGGAGGAGCCGGTGCTCTGCCCGGGCAACACCACGGCGCCGACGTTCGACAGCATCTACGCGCAGATGGAGACGTACGGCCGGCTCTTCGATCGTGAGGAAGAGGCCGAGACCGCGATCGCGGCGCTCAAGGACCGGATGTCGAAGATCGAGAAGGTGGAGAACCGCACCGCCGCGGTCCTCTACCCGACGGTCGGCGGCGGCGTGACCTACGCCTACGGCAACACCAGCATGGCGCACCCGCAGCTGGAGGCGGCCGGTTTCACCAACGTCTTCGGTGACTCGTCCGAGCGTGTCTTCGAGGTCACGCTGGAGGAGCTGCTCGGCCGGAACCCCGACGTGATCATCATGATCTACGGCGACGGCGACCCGAAGGCGGTCGAGGCCGCGATCACCACGCTGCCCGGCGCGGACAAGCTCAAGGCCGTGCAGAACGGCGACCTGCTGGTTCAGCTGTTCAACTACACCGAGCCGGCGTCGCCGCTCAGCATCGACGGTCTGGAGAAGATCGTCGAGCGGTTCAAGGCCGGCGCATGA